A window of Erpetoichthys calabaricus chromosome 12, fErpCal1.3, whole genome shotgun sequence contains these coding sequences:
- the LOC114662633 gene encoding mast cell protease 1A-like has protein sequence MKISHTLWMLALCLRLAGGERIIGGHEARPHSHPYMAFLYMFNKSTHCFSCGGFLIREDFVMTAAHCNALNINVILGAHSIKKSESTQQIKQVQKQFIFPHYQNLQHDIKLLKLKSKAILNNEVSLLPLPGDHDMAHPGTKCSVAGWGSTSRTGNSITDKLQEMNVMVLPEEECKRQYPKKFTNNLMCAGDKMHEAFKGDSGGPLVCNGVASGVVSFTSSNTELATVYTRVSAYKKWIEEVLNST, from the exons ATGAAGATCTCCCACACTTTGTGGATGCTGGCGCTCTGTCTCCGGCTCGCAG GTGGTGAGAGGATCATTGGGGGCCATGAGGCTCGACCCCACAGCCACCCCTACATGGCCTTCCTGTATATGTTTAACAAAAGTACCCACTGTTTCTCTTGTGGAGGTTTTCTCATTCGTGAGGACTTTGTCATGACTGCTGCCCACTGCAATGCCTT GAATATTAATGTCATTCTTGGGGCTCATTCGATCAAAAAATCTGAAAGCACCCAGCAGATAAAACAAGTACAGAAGCAATTCATTTTCCCGCATTACCAAAATTTACAACATGACATCAAGCTACTGAAG CTGAAAAGCAAGGCCATCCTCAATAATGAAGTCTCACTTCTGCCGTTACCTGGGGACCATGACATGGCACACCCTGGCACCAAATGTTCTGTGGCTGGCTGGGGTTCTACAAGCCGCACAGGGAACAGCATCACAGACAAGCTGCAGGAGATGAACGTTATGGTCCTGCCAGAAGAAGAGTGCAAGCGGCAGTATCCCAAGAAGTTTACCAACAACCTGATGTGTGCTGGGGATAAAATGCATGAGGCTTTTAAG GGAGATTCCGGCGGTCCCCTGGTGTGTAACGGAGTAGCCTCAGGTGTGGTCTCATTCACATCTTCTAATACTGAACTGGCCACTGTCTACACCAGAGTTTCTGCATACAAGAAGTGGATCGAAGAGGTTTTGAACAGCACCTGA